In the genome of Rhodamnia argentea isolate NSW1041297 chromosome 3, ASM2092103v1, whole genome shotgun sequence, one region contains:
- the LOC125312539 gene encoding rhodanese-like domain-containing protein 4, chloroplastic — MEALNAAGLTPISDLCDRKREPRKALYLTTSSALKLSNSSSSSNTSPNFQEPLSWGFHGGLVLASSLINTGLAKALTYEEALQQSVSASAPEGGLDFDARGVLDNVISFANENPAVIAGGAVILALPLVLSQIFKPPKPFGVDSARNAYAKLGDDTSAQLLDIRAPVEFRQVGSPDVRGLGKKPVSIVYRGDEKPGFLKKLSLKFKEPENITLFILDKFDGNSELVAELVTVNGFKAAYAIKDGAEGPRGWMNSNLPWIPPKKALSFDLSNLTEAIGGTIEDGSDGLSVALGVAAATGLGLLAFSEVETILQVLGSAAIIQLVSKKLLFAEDRKETLLQVDEFLNTEVGPNELVDDMKQIGKALLPMTASSKALPALTETSSEPASTNNTMQKIEMPAAPITEPKVEAAAKPPIEVNSVPKEEVKAESLQGFARALSPYPYYPDFKPPTSPTPSQP; from the exons ATGGAGGCCCTCAACGCAGCTGGCTTGACACCAATCTCAGACCTTTGTGACAGAAAAAGAGAACCCAGAAAAGCCTTGTACCTCACCACAAGTTCTGCACTCAAATTATCGAATTCCTCTTCTTCAAGCAACACTTCACCGAACTTTCAAGAGCCTTTGTCTTGGGGCTTCCATGGAGGTCTTGTTCTTGCATCGTCTCTTATTAACACTGGCTTGGCCAAGGCCTTGACATATGAAGAGGCACTGCAACAGTCAGTGAGCGCCTCAGCCCCTGAGGGTGGCCTCGACTTTGATGCGCGTGGCGTTCTTGATAATGTCATCAGTTTTGCCAACGAAAACCCGGCTGTCATAGCGGGCGGGGCTGTTATTTTGGCGCTTCCGTTGGTTCTGTCTCAAATTTTCAAGCCACCAAAGCCATTTGGTGTTGATTCTGCTAGGAATGCTTATGCAAAGCTCGGTGATGACACGAGTGCTCAATTGCTTGATATAAGAGCCCCTGTAGAATTCAGACAAGTGGGTAGTCCAGATGTCCGCGGTTTGGGCAAGAAACCAGTTTCAATTGTGTATAGGGGAGATGAGAAGCCAGGTTTCTTGAAGAAGCTGTCCTTGAAGTTCAAGGAGCCAGAAAACATTACCTTGTTCATTCTTGACAA ATTCGATGGGAATTCTGAACTTGTTGCAGAGCTGGTCACTGTGAATGGTTTCAAGGCAGCTTATGCAATAAAAGACGGGGCAGAAGGACCCCGAGGATGGATG AATAGCAATCTCCCTTGGATACCTCCAAAGAAAGCATTGAGTTTTGATCTTAGCAATCTCACAGAAGCTATTGGCGGAACAATTGAA GATGGCTCAGATGGCTTGTCGGTTGCCCTTGGTGTCGCAGCAGCTACTGGATTAGGTCTGCTGGCATTCTCGGAG gtAGAGACAATCCTACAAGTTTTAGGCTCTGCTGCAATTATCCAATTGGTCAGTAAGAAACTTCTTTTTGCTGAG GACCGGAAGGAGACACTGCTGCAAGTTGATGAGTTCTTGAACACTGAAGTTGGTCCCAACGAGCTGGTCGATGATATGAAG CAAATTGGAAAGGCACTTCTTCCAATGACAGCTAGTAGCAAAGCTCTTCCTGCTCTGACAGAAACTAGCTCGGAGCCCGCTTCCACCAATAATACCATGCAGAAGATTGAAATGCCTGCTGCACCAATCACGGAACCGAAAGTAGAAGCAGCTGCAAAACCTCCTATTGAAGTAAACTCAGTACCCAAAGAGGAAGTAAAAGCCGAATCACTTCAAGGATTTGCGAGAGCGCTCTCTCCTTATCCATAT TACCCAGATTTTAAGCCTCCAACATCACCTACTCCATCGCAGccatga